From the genome of Malus sylvestris chromosome 6, drMalSylv7.2, whole genome shotgun sequence, one region includes:
- the LOC126626937 gene encoding beta-adaptin-like protein B produces MSGHDSKYFSTTKKGEIPELKEELNSQYKDKRKDAVKKVIAAMTVGKDVSSLFTDVVNCMQTENLELKKLVYLYLINYAKSQPDLAILAVNTFVKDSQDPNPLIRALAVRTMGCIRVDKITEYLCDPLQRCLKDDDPYVRKTAAICVAKLYDINAELVEDRGFLESLKDLISDNNPMVVANAVAALAEIQENSNRPIFEITSHTLSKLLTALNECTEWGQVFILDALSKYKAADAREAENIVERVTPRLQHANCAVVLSAVKMILQQMELITSTDVVRNLCKKMAPPLVTLLSAEPEIQYVALRNINLIVQRRPTILAHEIKVFFCKYNDPIYVKMEKLEIMIKLASDRNIDQVLLEFKEYATEVDVDFVRKAVRAIGRCAIKLERAAERCITVLLELIKIKVNYVVQEAIIVIKDIFRRYPNTYESIIATLCESLDTLDEPEAKASMIWIIGEYAERIDNADELLESFLESFPEEPAHVQLQLLTATVKLFLKKPTEGPQQMIQVVLNNATVETDNPDLRDRAYIYWRLLSTDPEAAKDVVLAEKPVISDDSNLIDPSLLDELLANIATLSSVYHKPPEAFVTRVKTTAQRTEDEDYGSETGNSESPAHVADSSASPTGSSSGVPYAASRQPAPVSPAPAPAPAPVPDLLGDLIGLENSAIVPVDQPASPAGPPLPVVLPASTGQGLQISAQLTRREGQIFYSLLFENNTQVPLDGFMIQFNKNTFGLAAAGPLQVPQLQPGTSAGTLLPMVTFQNMSQGPPSSLLQVAVKNSQQPVWYFNDKISLHVFFTDDGRMERANFLETWRSLPDTNEITKDFPGIMLRNVEATVDRLAATNMFFIAKRKHANQDVFYFSAKIPRGIPFLIELTTVVNNPGVKIAIKTPSPETAPLFFEAMETLLKD; encoded by the exons ATGAGCGGGCACGACTCCAAGTACTTCTCCACCACCAAGAAGGGCGAAATCCCTGAGCTCAAAGAGGAGCTCAATTCTCAATACAAg GATAAGAGAAAAGATGCGGTCAAGAAGGTGATCGCCGCAATGACTGTTGGGAAGGATGTTTCGTCACTTTTCACAGATGTAGTGAATTGCATGCAAACAGAAAACTTGGAGCTGAAGAAGCTTGTCTATTTGTATCTGATAAATTATGCTAAAAGCCAGCCTGACCTAGCGATACTTGCGGTGAATACATTTGTCAAG GATTCACAGGACCCAAACCCTTTGATTCGTGCTTTAGCCGTCCGGACAATGGGTTGCATTCGTGTTGATAAAATTACAGAATATCTATGTGATCCCCTTCAGAGATGTCTCAAG GATGATGATCCTTATGTGCGGAAGACAGCAGCCATATGTGTGGCCAAACTTTATGACATAAATGCAGAGTTAGTTGAGGATAGGGGTTTTCTGGAATCCCTCAAGGATTTGATATCTGATAATAATCCTATGGTTGTAGCAAATGCTGTGGCTGCTCTAGCCGAAATTCAAGAGAATAGTAATAGACCCATCTTTGAGATCACTAGTCACACTCTGTCAAAGCTCCTTACCGCCTTAAATGAATGTACAGA GTGGGGTCAAGTTTTCATATTGGACGCTCTTTCTAAATACAAGGCAGCAGACGCTCGTGAAGCTGAAAATATAGTAGAGCGAGTTACACCACGATTACAACATGCTAACTGTGCGGTTGTACTTTCAGCTGTTAAG ATGATCCTCCAACAGATGGAACTTATAACTAGTACTGATGTCGTCAGAAATCTTTGCAAAAAGATGGCTCCTCCACTCGTGACACTACTATCTGCAGAGCCTGAGATACAATATGTTGCATTGAGAAACATCAACCTTATAGTGCAGAGACGACCCACAATCCTCGCTCATGAAATTAAG GTGTTCTTCTGCAAGTACAATGATCCAATTTATGTAAAGATGGAAAAGTTAGAAATCATGATAAAGCTTGCTTCAGACCGAAATATAGACCAG GTTTTGTTGGAGTTTAAAGAGTATGCTACCGAAGTAGATGTGGATTTTGTCCGAAAAGCTGTCCGTGCCATTGGTCGCTGTGCCATCAAATTAGAAAGAGCAGCTGAGCGGTGCATTACTGTTTTACTGGAGCTTATTAAGATCAAAGTAAATTATGTAGTTCAAGAGGCCATTATTGTCATCAAAGATATATTTAGAAGATATCCAAATAC CTACGAGTCCATTATTGCAACTCTGTGCGAAAGCCTTGACACTTTAGATGAACCAGAAGCCAAG GCATCCATGATCTGGATAATTGGTGAATATGCGGAACGAATTGACAATGCTGATGAGCTACTTGAAAGTTTTCTGGAAAGTTTCCCTGAAGAGCCTGCACATGTCCAATTGCAATTGCTGACAGCAACTGTTAAACTCTTTCTTAAGAAGCCAACTGAAGGACCACAGCAGATGATACAG GTTGTTTTAAATAATGCTACTGTGGAAACAGACAATCCTGATTTGCGAGATCGGGCCTACATATATTGGCGTCTTCTATCAACTGACCCAGAG GCAGCCAAGGATGTGGTGTTAGCTGAGAAGCCAGTGATCAGTGATGATTCAAACCTGATTGATCCATCTCTTCTTGATGAGCTTCTTGCTAACATTGCTACGTTATCCTCTGTGTATCACAAGCCTCCAGAAGCATTTGTTACCCGTGTGAAGACCACAGCCCAAAGAACTGAAGATGAGGACTATGGTAGTGAAACAGGAAATTCTGAATCACCTGCTCATGTTGCTGATAGTTCTGCATCCCCAACCGGCTCTAGTTCAGGTGTTCCATATGCTGCATCTAGACAACCTGCACCAGTTTCGCCTGCACCTGCACCTGCACCTGCTCCAGTGCCAGATTTACTTGGTGACCTGATCGGCCTGGAAAATAGTGCTATTGTCCCTGTGGATCAGCCTGCTTCTCCTGCTGG ACCTCCGTTGCCTGTTGTGCTACCAGCATCTACTGGTCAAGGTTTACAAATCAGTGCTCAGTTGACACGTAGGGAAGGGCAAATATTTTACAGTTTATTGTTCGAGAACAACACACAGGTTCCGCTGGATGGGTTCATGATTCAGTTCAACAAAAATACATTTGGGCTTGCAGCGGCTGGACCCCTTCAG GTTCCACAATTGCAACCTGGGACATCTGCCGGGACTCTCTTGCCTATGGTTACGTTCCAGAATATGTCTCAAGGTCCTCCAAGCTCACTATTGCAGGTTGCTGTGAAAAACAGTCAACAACCAGTCTGGTACTTTAATGATAAAATATCATTGCATGTCTTCTTTACTGATGATGGAAGAATGGAGCGTGCAAATTTTCTTGAG ACGTGGAGGTCTCTTCCGGATACAAATGAGATTACAAAGGACTTCCCTGGAATCATGTTGAGAAATGTTGAAGCGACTGTGGACCGC